The Nymphaea colorata isolate Beijing-Zhang1983 chromosome 11, ASM883128v2, whole genome shotgun sequence genome includes the window AAGCTATCCGGCACTTGCTCAATTAGCGTAGGTACATCCCCCACATGAGGCTTCAGTCGTGTGACGTGGAAGACTGGATGCACCTGAGCTGTTCTAGGGAGACCAAGCCTATACGCGGCCTTCCACACTTTTTGGATTACCGGATATGGGCCATAGTATCGAGACAATAGCTTGGAGTATGGCTGGCCCATTAGGGATCTCTGCTTAAGAGGCAGCCTCTTAAGCCAGACATAGTCCCCCACCGTGAATTCCCGATCCTGCCTTCCCTTGTCGTATACCTGCTTCATGCGGTTCTGTGCTTTGAGGATGTTCTGTCTTAGAGATTCTAAAACTTCTTCCCTCGTACGCAGCTCACAATCAACATTGTCATCTTCAGCTGTACCTCCCTCATATCTTGGAATCGATGGAGGAGGAACACCGTAGACTCCCTCGTAAGGCGTCATGCCTGTAGACGAGTGATGACTCATGTTGTaagaccattctgcccaaggcagataTTTGACCCAAGTCATAGGTCGTTCACCCGCGAAGCACCGTAGGTAAGTCTCTAAGGACCGGTTGACGATCTCACTTTGCCCATCAGTCTGTGGGTGGTGGGCGGTACTAAAATTCAACGTCGTACCCATGTTTTTCATATATTCCTACCAGAATGCGCTGAGAAATATGGAGTCCCTGTCGCAGACTAtggactgtggcattccatgcagtttACCGATGTACtcatggtagacgttggccactaAGGGCCCTTGGTACAACCGTGGCAGAGGGGCGAAATGGTTGTACTTTGTGAGCCGATCCACAACAACTAGCACTGCCTCCTTTCCTTCTGATCGGGGCATTGCGTCAATAAAATCCATTGTGATATCAGTCCATGGTTTTGTGGGTACCGGAAGAGGAATGAGGTGCCCTGGAGGtttgatggcctcatatttttctctttggcaCACTATACATTTCTTCACATAAGCCTCAACTTCGGCTTTTATCCCTCGCCACCAGAATTGGGCTTTAATGCGACTTAGGGTCttggcgaccccttcatgacctgcggttggagtgtcatgaaaatgatgcaggagTTCCTGTTTCAGCCCAGAATTCGGAGGGACAACTGCTTTGTCCTTCCTATATAAAACTTCCCTTTTGACTGAGTAGAACGGAATGGATCCCGGGTTTTGCTCGACCGAAGCTTTGATTAACCGTATGGATTGATCATTTTGCTGATCCTGGGCTAATCTGGTCCAGATGTCGGTTTCCACTACCGAAAGTGTCATCAGTTGTTCAGTCAGGTGGGAAAGAGAGTCTGCCGCCTTATTGTCAGGCCCCTTTTTATATTCAATCTCGAAGTCGTACCCCAAGAGTTTGGCAAGCCATCTCTGCTGGGTAGGGGTAGACACACGCTGCTTAAGCATGTACTTGAGACTGTTTTGATCAGTCCTGACAATAAACCTGCGTCCTATCAAGTACGGACGCCATTTTTCCACCGCGATCACTATAGCAAGCAGTTCTTTTTCATATGTGGAGAGAGGTTTTGCTCTGCTTGTTAATGCTTTGGACATATACGCGATGGGATGTCCCTCTTGTCCTAACACTGCTCCAACACCCACTTCGCAAGCATCTGTTTCAATGGTAAACGTCTTCGTGAAGTCTGGAAGTGTAAGGACGGGGGCTGACATGAGGGCTGCCTTCAGCTTCTCGAAGGCGACCTTAGACTTCTCATTCCACTGGAAAGCCCCTTTCTTGAGCATCTGTGTCAAGGGCTATGCAATAAGTCCATAGCCTTGTATGAACCTTCTGTAATATCCAGTGAGACCTAAGAAGCCTCTTAGACCCTTAaggtccttgggcagtggccatttctccatggctatcaacttttcggggtctgcccgaaccccttctctGGACACGATGTGTCCTAAATATCCAAtcgaagattgtccaaaactacACTTGGACATATTCGCAAAAAGGTTGTGCTCCTTCAAGATTCTCAATGTGATCCTCAGATGTTGCTCGTGCTCTTCCTCACTCTTGCTGTAGATGAGGATGTCGTCGAAGAAAACAAGGATGAAGTCTCTAAGGTATTCTCGAAACACATCGTTCATACACCGCTGAAAAGTAGCCGGTGCATTACTAAGACCGAAGGGCATTACTAGAAACTCATAATGCCCGTCGTGCGTCCGGAAAGCTGTCTTCAGTATGTCTTCATCATGCATTCTGAtctgatgatagccggctctaagatcaatttttgaaaagatagtGGTGCCGGCCAActcatccaacaactcatcTATGACCGGTATCGGGTGTCGATCCTTGACGGTCACCTCGTTTAAGGCTCTATAGTCGATGCAGAAACGCCAAGTATTGTCTTTTTTCTTGACCAAGAGGACTGGTGAAGAAAAGGGACTACTACTAGGGCGTATAATGCCGCTCTGGAGCATCTCCTTAACAAGGCGTTCTATTTCCGCCTTTTGACTGTACCCGTACCTGTAAGGCCTGACATTTACAGGCTCTGCTCCTTGAGTGAGAATGATCCTATGATCATAAGCTCTCTTTGGTGGAAGGCCTGCTGGTTCTGTGAACACATCTGAGAACTCATCAAGCACATTTTGAATCAAGGGAGGAATCGGCTCTTCTTTGGTCTCGGCCGACTCTGGTACATCCGTAGCAAGGGTAAGAACCCAACATGCTGGTTGCTCTTGTTGGATGGACCTCAATGCAGTTTTAGGACTTGTGGAGCTAGCAAGTCCTTGAATCGTAATAGATTCATCCTCTCCTTCTGGGATGAAGGTCATTGTGAAATTCTTCACATCCCAGTGTATGTCCTTCCA containing:
- the LOC116264325 gene encoding uncharacterized protein LOC116264325, coding for MLQSGIIRPSSSPFSSPVLLVKKKDNTWRFCIDYRALNEVTVKDRHPIPVIDELLDELAGTTIFSKIDLRAGYHQIRMHDEDILKTAFRTHDGHYEFLVMPFGLSNAPATFQRCMNDVFREYLRDFILVFFDDILIYSKSEEEHEQHLRITLRILKEHNLFANMSKCSFGQSSIGYLGHIVSREGMLKKGAFQWNEKSKVAFEKLKAALMSAPVLTLPDFTKTFTIETDACEVGVGAVLGQEGHPIAYMSKALTSRAKPLSTYEKELLAIVIAVEKWRPYLIGRRFIVRTDQNSLKYMLKQRVSTPTQQRWLAKLLGYDFEIEYKKGPDNKAADSLSHLTEQLMTLSVVETDIWTRLAQDQQNDQSIRTAHHPQTDGQSEIVNRSLETYLRCFAGERPMTWVKYLPWAEWSYNMSHHSSTGMTPYEGVYGVPPPSIPRYEGGTAEDDNVDCELRTREEVLESLRQNILKAQNRMKQVYDKGRQDREFTVGDYVWLKRLPLKQRSLMGQPYSKLLSRYYGPYPVIQKVWKAAYRLGLPRTAQVHPVFHVTRLKPHVGDVPTLIEQVPDSLPTPYRILKHTYMQRQGRMRHEVLVEWEGPDRDPAGAELAEPSQRKRKASDLGARSLQCIKSSPKKKIEASDTVAAGGATGSSTVLELQESQGDCGPEIRFVETKPIEPSPHVP